The Nitrospira sp. genome includes a window with the following:
- a CDS encoding NmrA/HSCARG family protein: protein MAEKQVIAVVGATGMQGGGLVRAILADPASGLTVRALTRDVHSDKAKELARLGAEVVAADVHDVESLKRAFAGASGAFCVTFFWAHLSPEKEYAEAEAMAKAAKAAGVRHVIWSTLEDTRRWVPLSDNRMPTLMGNYKVPHFDAKGEADQVFKQLGVPTTFLLTSFYWDNLIYFGMGPKPGPDGTLVFTLAMGEARLPGIAAEDIGKCALGIFRKRDAYLGKTVGVSGEHLTGSQMAAALSKALGREVRYQAVPPEVYRTFGFPGADDVANMFQFKRDFNAVFCAAREPAIARALNGGVQTFAQWLEANKARIPLS, encoded by the coding sequence ATGGCAGAAAAGCAGGTGATTGCGGTGGTCGGGGCGACCGGGATGCAAGGCGGCGGGTTGGTGCGGGCGATATTGGCCGATCCTGCCAGTGGGCTGACAGTGCGCGCGTTGACCAGGGATGTCCATTCGGATAAGGCCAAGGAGCTTGCCCGGCTCGGCGCGGAAGTGGTGGCGGCGGATGTGCATGACGTCGAGAGCCTGAAACGGGCGTTTGCCGGAGCCAGCGGCGCGTTTTGCGTTACATTCTTTTGGGCGCACCTTTCTCCGGAAAAGGAATATGCGGAAGCCGAGGCCATGGCTAAGGCGGCCAAGGCGGCGGGGGTGCGACACGTCATCTGGTCCACCCTCGAAGACACGCGCCGATGGGTGCCCCTGTCCGACAACCGTATGCCGACGTTAATGGGCAACTATAAGGTGCCGCACTTCGATGCGAAGGGGGAAGCGGATCAGGTCTTTAAGCAGCTCGGGGTGCCCACGACGTTTCTCCTCACGTCTTTTTATTGGGACAATCTCATCTACTTCGGCATGGGGCCCAAGCCGGGACCTGATGGGACGCTCGTGTTTACTCTTGCGATGGGGGAGGCCAGGCTACCGGGCATTGCCGCAGAGGATATTGGAAAGTGCGCCCTGGGCATCTTCAGGAAGCGAGATGCGTATCTCGGGAAAACCGTGGGTGTCTCGGGCGAACATCTCACCGGCTCACAAATGGCCGCTGCCCTGAGCAAGGCGCTCGGACGCGAGGTGCGGTATCAGGCAGTGCCGCCGGAGGTCTACCGGACCTTCGGCTTTCCGGGAGCGGATGATGTGGCCAATATGTTCCAGTTCAAGCGCGATTTTAATGCCGTCTTTTGCGCAGCCCGTGAGCCGGCGATCGCTCGGGCGCTCAATGGCGGAGTGCAGACGTTTGCGCAGTGGCTGGAGGCGAACAAGGCACGCATTCCCCTCTCCTAG